AGACTCTTTTGAAGACtgacctcctcttcttctccaagTGGTTTTGGGGACTTCTGgggttttcctttccttcctcgtTTGCCTTTGGCATTCTTTGGTGCCTGTTTGGGTGCATATAAGTCCTTTGTTTCCTTCTTGCCAGCCTGATACCCACTCTTAGTTTCTCTCTGGATGCGATGTCGAATAAATACCACCACCAAGATCAACATGACAACACCTGCCACACCAGCAAGGCTTCCAAACAAAATATTACTTCGCTGTGCAGCAAAACCATTGTCAGGATCACCAGCAATGTCCCTGTCCAGTGGAGTGTAAAGACTGTGTCCAACTAGGGCCTCTACTAAGCTGACATTTGAAATGGTTTCATTCACATAGATGTGGACCAGGGCAGTGGCATGACGTGCAGGCTTCCCCCTGTCACTCACTCGCACCACTAGGCGATGTAGTCCACCATGTTTTCGGGTCATTTCTTTTGCTAGAGTGATCTCCCCACTGGAGGGGGAGATGCGAAATAACTGGTAAGGGTTTCCACCAGCAATACTGAAGACCAGCTCTGCATTAGGCCCACTATCCAGGTCTTCAGCTTCCACAACCTCAACATGACTGTCTGGGGAAGCGAGAGGTGACAAGCGCCTGAAGGATGAATTGGAGGGCTTAGTGATAACAGGGtcattgtcattttcatccagtACATTGATGGTAACACCCACATATGAAGATCTGGGTGGCTCCCCTCCATCCACTGCTTTTAGACGAAAAGTAtagctgctttctttctctctgtcaaagGAGATGCTTGAAAGAATGGTTCCTGTTCCATTTTGAACAACAAACTTCCCTCCATCAGGCTCTACAGAGAGGTGAACACGAGAATTCTCACCTTTGTCCACATCCAGGACTGTCACCATGCCAACTGGACTGAGGGGAGgcatattttccaaaactgAAAAGCTGTAGCCACTAagcatgaactttgggtcattGTCATTACGGTCAAGGACTTTTATGACAACAGTTGCTGTTCCTTTATGAACAGGTGACCCTTTGTCTGCGGCAGTGACCCGAAACTCATAGTTTTCTTTATGCTCACGGTCAAGTGGGCTTCGTGCTCTTACTTCACCCGTATTTGGGTCAATCTCAAACAGACCTTTGATGGATGAGTCTGCCACAATATTATAGAGGAGTTCTGCATTGGTGCCGCTGTCAGCATCCAAAGCTGTAACATCCAAAACCTTCTCTCCTGGTTGGTTTTCTTCTGCAAAATCTACCTCAAACAAGGTTGGGGAGAATACTGGGGAGTTGTCATTTACATCAGTCACCTGCACCTTCAAAGAGTTTGTACTAGAGAGTGCTGGATTTCCAGAATCCACAGCCACAATCTCTACTCTGTAATCCCTAACCCTTTCGTAGTCAAGAGGAGTGGTGGTCTGTAGgaaatatttccttttgttGTCACTGGATGAGTCGCTGGCAGGGCGGAGCTGGAAGGGTACATCTCCTGCGACCACACAAGTGACCACAGCATTCTCTCCCTCATCCTTGTCAGACACCTGCACCAAAGCAACGGCTGTTCCTACTGGCATGTCCTCTGAAATGTTAGCCACTCCTTCACTGTGTGTCACAAGGCCAATCCCACGAATCTCGACAGCTGGAGCATTGTCATTTTGGTCAGTCACCTCAATGGTTACAAATGTCTTAGAGCTTTTAGGTTGAGGACCCTTATCCCTTGCCACCACATAAAAGGACAAGCTGCTGATTTCCTCCCTGTCCAGTGATCCTTTGACATAGATAATTCCAGAAGATCGATCAATTCGTAAGAGTTTCGGCACTGGGTCTACTGCTTGGTGAAGGGTGTACTCAATTTCTCCGTTAGGACCCATGTCCGAGTCATTTGCTTTGACCTACAACAAAATGAATTCTGTGATTAAAGGCATGATACAGTATGTGCTAAAATTTGGGGTTAGAATTAAAGGAACTCTAGGAGTAGGATTTTCTGTACTAATCATTGGTCAATGAATAAATTAATCGGATTTCAGATCATTTCAAAGCACAGCAAGTGAAGCTTTATTAGGGTATATTTCATCcttgcatttcctcttttcttctggTGGTTATGTCACCGGCCTTTGTTTCCCATTTCTTGTATTTCAGACAATGGGCTAGAGAAAAggtttacatttaaaaatacagaaaaatactAGGGCTGCTATTTCTTTCATGACAGCCTGTACGATTTCACAGCGGTATGTAGAGAAAATCCTACACAGAGTATCTTGTGCCTACAATCCGCCATTGTATCTCTATTTCTGCAAGTATAATAGAACAAAAGCAATAAGCAGCTTAATTACCTGTACAAGCATAAAATGCTAATACTGTAATACTTCTAGTATTACTTAAAAAATGCACATTAGAATAGTCTGAATGAAACAACTTGaatgaaattcattttaaaaacacattttatgaaGATATGTGAACTGATGGAAATAGGCTTGGCCTTGGTTTCCCGAGAGCTCTGAGACGAAAACATTCAGAGTTGTAAAGCTATTTCTCAATATTTTAAAGCACAATGCCAGAATAAAAATATCTATCTTTGACTTGGATTTACACATTAACACTGAATCTGAGGAAGTAACTCAGCACAAATATGACGCACAGtctcatttttcaaaaacatcTTAATGAAATAGCTGAGCAGTGCCGTTTATTCGTTGCTGAATGTAAAATTCAAAACAATACATCAAGCAGCACAAACAATTTTGGTTACAATTTAACTTGCTTCAGACTGcaatttgatttaaaatgaaagaatgaattcTTAAGAGAAAGTATATTTGCATCACAACCTTACCTGCAACACAGAGTGCCCCACTGGACTGTTTTCCGACACTTCCGCCTCATACGTGGACTTTTCAAACTTGGGAGAGTTATCATTAGCATCAGTCACAACCACTCTCAGCAAAGCGCTGCTGTAGCGCTGAGGGTTTCCTCCATCCACTGCCTTGATGGTGAGGTCATAGGAATCCTTTAACTCACGATCTAGGTTGCCCAGGACAATGAGCTGTGGGAGCTTCCCCCCTCTGTCATCAGCCACCTGTAAACCAAACAGTGTTGCTGCATCTGGCCCGGCAGTTAGAGCATAATCTGCAACCCCATTCCTTTCCGAGTCCCTGTCTGTAGCGAGAGGTATGGAGAATAGTGCCCCCATGATTGTGTTCTCAGGGACAGAGATGGTGAGCACAGAAGAGGGAAACTGTGGAGTGTTGTCATTGATGTCCTGTACCTCGATGCGTCCTTCAATGAGTCGTGGGCTTTGGTTTTGTATCAGATCAGTCACTGACACCTCAAATTCCAGGTAGCAGGGTTTACCCTTAGCCAGGGATCGACAGTCTCTCAGGGTCTCTCTGTCTATGGGAATCTCTGTGGTGAAAATGTCTCCTGTCTTTCCATCGACACGAAGGTAAGGGGCACCCACCTCCAGCTTGTAGAGATGACCCGAGTCTGGCAGGCCCTGGTCTGCTGCCAGGCTACCAATGAGAGTGTTGGGAGGCTGCTCCTCCTGGACCCGGTACAGGATGCTGCCTTCAGCAGAACCAAAGTGCAGCAC
This region of Chaetodon trifascialis isolate fChaTrf1 chromosome 16, fChaTrf1.hap1, whole genome shotgun sequence genomic DNA includes:
- the pcdh1a gene encoding protocadherin-1, which codes for MELNLPVVLFWVLVLHFGSAEGSILYRVQEEQPPNTLIGSLAADQGLPDSGHLYKLEVGAPYLRVDGKTGDIFTTEIPIDRETLRDCRSLAKGKPCYLEFEVSVTDLIQNQSPRLIEGRIEVQDINDNTPQFPSSVLTISVPENTIMGALFSIPLATDRDSERNGVADYALTAGPDAATLFGLQVADDRGGKLPQLIVLGNLDRELKDSYDLTIKAVDGGNPQRYSSALLRVVVTDANDNSPKFEKSTYEAEVSENSPVGHSVLQVKANDSDMGPNGEIEYTLHQAVDPVPKLLRIDRSSGIIYVKGSLDREEISSLSFYVVARDKGPQPKSSKTFVTIEVTDQNDNAPAVEIRGIGLVTHSEGVANISEDMPVGTAVALVQVSDKDEGENAVVTCVVAGDVPFQLRPASDSSSDNKRKYFLQTTTPLDYERVRDYRVEIVAVDSGNPALSSTNSLKVQVTDVNDNSPVFSPTLFEVDFAEENQPGEKVLDVTALDADSGTNAELLYNIVADSSIKGLFEIDPNTGEVRARSPLDREHKENYEFRVTAADKGSPVHKGTATVVIKVLDRNDNDPKFMLSGYSFSVLENMPPLSPVGMVTVLDVDKGENSRVHLSVEPDGGKFVVQNGTGTILSSISFDREKESSYTFRLKAVDGGEPPRSSYVGVTINVLDENDNDPVITKPSNSSFRRLSPLASPDSHVEVVEAEDLDSGPNAELVFSIAGGNPYQLFRISPSSGEITLAKEMTRKHGGLHRLVVRVSDRGKPARHATALVHIYVNETISNVSLVEALVGHSLYTPLDRDIAGDPDNGFAAQRSNILFGSLAGVAGVVMLILVVVFIRHRIQRETKSGYQAGKKETKDLYAPKQAPKNAKGKRGRKGKPQKSPKPLGEEEEVSLQKSLKFNLDGVNDSPRIHLPLTYSPGSPDIGRHYRSNSPLPSIQLQAQSPSASQKHQAVQDLPATNTFVGTGGDDNSTGSDQYSDYSYKTSQPKYNNKQHPHRRVTFSTANPVQDLQDASQHSYYDSGLEESETPSSKSSSGPRIGPLTLPEDHYERTTPDGSIGETEHPENDIRSLPDVAMTGNCTTECSELGHSDACWMPGHPSPVRKTRNPPKLSTFVPYQERGSLGRLANGSARLGGEEHRSRLPPSRSAYSNSGHDASQDCPLEEMPLSVASEFPPTSPSAHTPKREIYL